In the genome of Pseudomonadota bacterium, one region contains:
- a CDS encoding ATP-binding protein → MSRLLSSKLAEALKSFPSVLVTGPRQSGKTTFLLNEIGEASDYVSLDDPFERSFALSDPNGFLNRFTKRHVILDEVQHVPEIFPYIKIRIDNDRNTPGLWVLTGSQQFHLMKNVSESLAGRIAILDLLPFSMTESMKEGGASLEAVIWNGGYPEPSLYPEKRDLWIRSYIQTYIERDVRQLQNIKDIRLFELFLGFCAANHSQTFNTANLSRECGVSLPTIKAWSSVLEASYLCCFLPPYFSNYGKRLVKTPKLYFLDSLIVCALTRQPDAISTLSGAMSGAIFEGLIICEAVKFFANKGMKADVFFWRSHDGLEVDLIVRAGAKMYPIEIKLTSTPSLKHLEPLNRFKSLAGNDASETGLLVCRIEKEMQMPFNNLAIPWHHFPAWLSAKLGG, encoded by the coding sequence GTGTCCAGGCTCTTATCATCAAAACTGGCAGAGGCATTAAAATCTTTCCCATCGGTATTGGTGACAGGACCGAGGCAGTCGGGAAAAACCACGTTTTTACTTAATGAAATAGGCGAAGCATCGGACTATGTCAGCCTCGATGACCCGTTTGAAAGAAGTTTTGCCCTGTCTGACCCCAATGGATTTTTAAACAGGTTCACAAAAAGGCATGTTATCCTTGATGAAGTTCAACATGTCCCTGAGATATTCCCGTATATCAAAATCCGTATAGATAACGACAGAAATACACCGGGACTATGGGTGCTGACCGGTTCTCAGCAGTTTCATCTAATGAAGAATGTAAGCGAATCGCTTGCAGGGCGGATTGCAATACTTGATCTTCTGCCGTTCAGTATGACTGAAAGCATGAAGGAAGGCGGGGCGTCGTTGGAAGCGGTTATATGGAATGGAGGTTACCCTGAACCGTCTCTTTATCCAGAGAAAAGGGACTTATGGATTCGTTCCTATATACAAACTTATATTGAGCGCGATGTAAGACAGCTTCAAAACATTAAAGACATCAGGTTGTTTGAGCTATTTCTTGGTTTTTGCGCAGCAAATCACAGCCAGACATTTAACACTGCAAATCTATCGAGAGAGTGTGGAGTATCCTTACCTACCATAAAGGCATGGTCATCTGTTCTTGAAGCGTCATATCTCTGTTGTTTTCTCCCCCCGTATTTTAGTAACTATGGAAAACGGTTAGTGAAAACCCCGAAACTCTATTTCCTCGATTCTCTCATTGTCTGTGCACTGACAAGGCAGCCGGATGCAATTTCAACACTTTCCGGTGCAATGAGCGGTGCAATCTTTGAGGGTCTGATAATATGTGAAGCAGTTAAATTTTTTGCAAACAAGGGGATGAAGGCGGATGTGTTTTTTTGGCGCTCACACGACGGCCTTGAGGTAGACTTAATTGTTCGGGCAGGCGCAAAAATGTACCCCATAGAGATAAAACTTACTTCAACCCCATCTTTGAAACACCTGGAACCGCTTAACCGTTTCAAGTCTCTGGCCGGAAACGATGCGTCTGAAACGGGCTTGCTGGTATGCAGGATTGAAAAGGAGATGCAAATGCCATTCAATAACCTTGCAATCCCCTGGCATCATTTTCCTGCGTGGCTGTCAGCAAAATTGGGTGGATAG
- a CDS encoding putative sulfate/molybdate transporter, whose product MKIFGNQYDRMEFAGAFGDLGTLIPFIVGYITLNKMDPLGILVTFGLFKIFAGLYFRTPMPIQPMKAIGGMSIAHASTISPGMIWGAGIFTGVFWLLMGFTGAITVIQKITAKPVVRGIMVGLGLSFIAEGLSMMRTQPVFAIGGAVLTLILLNSKRYPAMLVLLSYGIVVSFIHNPGLFGDLAHISVRFRWPEIGLPRISWSELLTGFIVLGLPQVPLTLGNAIIGTVAENNQYFPDRPVTARKISIDHGVMNLISPCIGGIPVCHGAGGMAGHIRFGAKTGGALVILGLITLFSGLFLSDSISLILQVFPRSILGVILFFAGVELAMTIKDVKLKKENLFVLVITAGTAMWNMGAAYLAGLFIYYAIERRWIRI is encoded by the coding sequence ATGAAGATTTTTGGTAATCAATACGACAGAATGGAATTTGCCGGTGCCTTCGGAGATCTGGGAACGTTAATCCCTTTTATTGTAGGCTATATCACTCTTAACAAGATGGACCCCCTGGGTATTCTCGTTACATTCGGGCTCTTCAAAATCTTTGCGGGCCTTTATTTCAGAACGCCTATGCCGATTCAGCCCATGAAAGCGATCGGGGGAATGTCCATTGCTCATGCAAGCACTATCTCTCCGGGAATGATCTGGGGCGCGGGTATTTTTACCGGGGTTTTCTGGCTTTTAATGGGCTTCACAGGCGCCATTACAGTGATTCAGAAGATCACTGCCAAGCCTGTGGTAAGAGGCATAATGGTCGGCCTCGGCCTCAGCTTCATTGCTGAGGGACTGAGCATGATGAGAACGCAGCCGGTATTTGCTATCGGAGGCGCTGTTTTGACTTTGATTCTCCTGAACAGCAAACGATATCCGGCGATGCTGGTCCTTCTTTCTTACGGGATCGTTGTTTCATTCATTCATAATCCGGGATTGTTTGGTGACCTGGCCCATATTTCAGTTAGGTTCCGGTGGCCGGAGATCGGGCTTCCGCGGATTTCGTGGAGCGAACTGCTGACAGGGTTTATAGTCCTGGGACTCCCCCAGGTGCCGCTTACCCTTGGCAATGCCATCATCGGCACTGTTGCCGAGAATAATCAATATTTTCCGGACAGGCCGGTGACAGCCAGGAAAATCAGTATCGATCATGGAGTGATGAACCTTATCAGCCCTTGCATTGGCGGTATCCCGGTCTGTCACGGTGCAGGAGGTATGGCGGGACATATACGTTTTGGAGCAAAAACCGGCGGTGCCCTGGTAATACTCGGCCTGATTACCCTTTTTTCCGGGCTTTTCCTGAGCGACTCAATATCGCTCATACTTCAGGTCTTTCCCCGGTCTATTCTCGGCGTGATTCTTTTTTTCGCGGGTGTGGAACTTGCCATGACCATCAAGGATGTGAAGCTAAAGAAGGAGAACCTTTTTGTCCTTGTCATCACCGCCGGTACTGCAATGTGGAACATGGGCGCAGCCTATCTGGCGGGATTATTTATCTACTATGCCATTGAACGCCGTTGGATCAGAATATAA
- a CDS encoding TonB-dependent receptor, whose translation MKHVLSTFLLFLIFLIPHTAQGLQTYSLDKIVVTATRVETPAEEVASSISIVTSKEIEDKKQPIVLDILRGLPGVDVTQTGGLGRTSSIYMRGANPEHTLVLIDGMEVNDVMHFGRLYDFSDLTIDNIERIEVLRGPQSTLYGSGAIGGVINIITKKGAGKPKFFVSGEGGSYNTYRESAGLEGSLKNFHYSLGASHINSKGISSANRGDGNIETDGYDNMSLSSRFGFSLGEYVNTDFVVHYTKARSDIDNGGGIGGDDINNIYRVVQLLLKGKVDITLYDGKWMQSIEFATNTNDRTNFNPQDFQHPLDAERASYNGRLDKIGWQHVVEVHRTNTLTFGVEYKEETGKSDYRWISAWGPGTSLFPEKSAHNTGYYIQDQIRLGEQFFGTIGMRLDDHSEIGSKITYRIAPAYFIKQTGTKIRGTYGTGERAPSLYQLYAPATVWSPVGNANLKPEESKGWDFGIDQDFFHEKVTLGITYFNNTFKNLIDFDNALGYVNIGKARTDGVEFSTRIKARDDLILDFSYTYMDTENQDTDESLLRRPKNKFSADANYSFSEKGSVNLRILYTGQRRDWMPYPSSGIVGGHTLVNAAAKYNITKQIQLFGRIENLLNRKYQEVHGYGTPGFSMYGGFKVDY comes from the coding sequence TTGAAACATGTATTATCAACATTTCTTTTATTCCTTATTTTTTTAATTCCCCATACAGCACAGGGTCTGCAAACTTACAGTTTAGACAAAATTGTTGTTACCGCAACAAGGGTAGAAACACCGGCGGAAGAAGTCGCAAGCTCGATCAGCATCGTCACCTCAAAAGAGATTGAGGACAAAAAACAGCCTATTGTTCTGGATATCCTCCGCGGATTACCGGGAGTTGACGTTACTCAAACCGGAGGACTGGGCAGGACATCCTCAATATATATGCGGGGCGCTAATCCGGAACATACACTTGTATTGATCGATGGAATGGAAGTAAACGATGTTATGCACTTCGGCAGACTCTACGACTTTTCGGACCTTACGATTGACAATATCGAGCGCATCGAGGTCTTACGGGGGCCTCAAAGCACCCTTTATGGTTCAGGCGCTATAGGAGGCGTTATAAACATAATTACAAAAAAGGGAGCCGGTAAACCGAAGTTCTTTGTGTCTGGAGAAGGCGGTTCCTATAATACTTATAGAGAATCTGCAGGATTAGAGGGCTCACTGAAAAATTTTCATTATTCTTTAGGTGCTTCCCATATTAATTCAAAAGGCATCTCATCGGCAAACAGAGGGGACGGCAATATTGAAACCGACGGATATGATAATATGTCCCTTTCATCCAGGTTCGGATTTAGCCTTGGGGAATATGTCAATACCGATTTTGTTGTCCATTATACCAAAGCAAGATCAGATATAGATAATGGCGGCGGCATAGGCGGAGATGATATCAATAACATATACAGGGTTGTCCAGCTTCTCTTGAAAGGCAAGGTTGATATCACCCTTTATGATGGAAAATGGATGCAGTCCATAGAGTTCGCTACCAACACCAATGACAGGACAAACTTTAATCCACAGGATTTCCAGCATCCTCTTGATGCAGAAAGAGCAAGTTATAACGGAAGGCTTGACAAAATAGGATGGCAGCATGTTGTTGAGGTGCACAGAACAAATACGCTCACCTTTGGTGTGGAATATAAGGAAGAGACGGGAAAATCAGATTACCGCTGGATAAGCGCCTGGGGCCCCGGGACAAGTCTCTTTCCCGAAAAATCTGCGCATAATACGGGCTATTACATACAGGATCAGATTAGGCTGGGGGAACAGTTTTTTGGAACCATAGGCATGCGCCTGGATGATCACAGTGAGATAGGATCGAAAATCACATATCGGATTGCCCCTGCATATTTCATAAAACAGACCGGAACAAAGATACGGGGAACATACGGCACCGGAGAGAGGGCTCCTTCCCTGTATCAGCTTTATGCACCGGCAACAGTGTGGAGTCCTGTGGGTAATGCGAATTTAAAACCGGAGGAGAGCAAGGGCTGGGATTTTGGGATAGACCAGGATTTTTTTCATGAAAAAGTCACCCTTGGTATCACCTATTTTAATAACACATTCAAAAACCTCATAGACTTCGATAATGCCCTCGGTTACGTAAATATCGGAAAGGCAAGAACTGACGGAGTGGAGTTCTCAACCAGGATTAAGGCAAGAGATGATCTTATATTAGATTTCAGCTATACCTATATGGACACCGAGAATCAGGATACCGACGAATCTTTATTAAGAAGACCGAAGAATAAGTTCAGCGCTGATGCAAACTATAGTTTTTCAGAAAAAGGAAGCGTTAATCTCAGGATTCTTTATACTGGCCAAAGGAGAGACTGGATGCCGTATCCTTCAAGCGGTATAGTTGGAGGACATACATTGGTAAATGCTGCAGCCAAATACAATATAACCAAACAAATCCAGTTATTCGGAAGGATTGAGAACCTCCTGAACAGAAAATATCAGGAGGTCCATGGATATGGAACACCAGGATTTTCCATGTACGGAGGGTTTAAGGTTGACTATTGA